Genomic window (Gasterosteus aculeatus chromosome 13, fGasAcu3.hap1.1, whole genome shotgun sequence):
CAATAAGCTGTTACTTTTATTTGGAACACAGTACTTTGAAacattgtggtattagtactttaCCTGCAGTAAAagcttccaaaataaaagcacatgaAACAGAAACTGAGAAAAGCAGAATGTAAAATAACTGGATTCATCTTCTAGTAataagaatgaaataaaagggttgccatggcgatcgggggataaagtgtgtgtgtgtgtgtgtgtgtgtgtgtggcgtcacCTCGTcgaaggaggagtgtgtgaacATGTCGTCGTGGCCGAGGCGCGGCGTGATGGCGGAGCaggggggggtcacgggggtGATGGCGGGCGACGGGCCGTCTGAAAGCAGGACGTCTCTCTCCGGGCTGTCCAAGGACACCTCCTCCGTGGCCTCTGGACACAGAGAGGGGGGATGGCgtttgcacacgtgtgtgtacacgtgtgcgtgcgtgcgtgtgtgtgtgtgtgtgtgtgtgtacctgcaaacAGATCTTCCGGGTCGTCATCGCACAGCAAATCTGGTTTGGGTCCATTTGAGTTGCTGCTGATGTCTTCAGCAGCGAGACTGGCTGGTtctgactacacacacacacacacacacacacacacacacacacacacacacacacacacacacacacacacacacacacacacaaagtaaaatagatttcaaataaattaaaaatgattaaataaataattatatatttaaaaagcaattgaaaattacagttttaaagttaaaagtaatagaaaaggtttgaagaaaaatggaaattgaaaaaacaatgtAGTTAGgcgaaaaaaaatatacattaactaaaataaatgatttatttaaatgaagcacaatacaaatttaatgaaaaaagaaataaagaacggCCTCACTCTCCAGTACGATCCGGACTCGCTGACATAAAAGGAGTGTTTGCTCGACCAGGTCAGAGTTCAACTCTTACTGAAACTCTATCGCAGCAGCGAAATGCCCTCCGGCAAGGCAGCGAACCCCAGACCACAGCGGCATCGCACAAACGAGTGCGGATCAGCACACAGACAAATCGTCGAGACGAATCCTGTATTCACAGGTCGTTTGTTCGCTGTCTTCTGTActtaatgttaaatgtttcaatatttcaaagtaaaacaacacTCTGCTGTTTGTTCGACTCCTCAAAGATTCTAGTCACCAGACTCTGTTGATAAAAACGCTGACTTAACCGGACAGAACAAAGGAGCAGCTGCTCTGCTTCGGCCTCCTTCTGGTGGAAAACACCAAAGTCACACAAACGGACGAAGAGCCGGAGCAGCAGTAGACCAGCGACTCCTGTAAAATCACTGGTTCTGTCAATGGAGTCTGGtgaggtcccccccccaccccccgctccTCACACCAAGAGGCCCCGGTCACCATTACGGCAACAAGCAGGAAAGATCCGGCAAATATTGCAACACACACCTGGACGAACAAACTCCCCCACCCTGACgccggagaagaggaagaggatttAGCTgagtggagagaaaagagggaggagaggaaaccagcGACGACACAGAGGAGCTTCCTGACTGCTGactcagcaaacacacacacacacacacacacacacacacacacacacacacacacacacacacacaaaaatacacaataaaaaaacaaaaaaaaggttgtctTTAATTCCGGAGGTTCATTTCAGTTAcattatgatgcgttcaggctctgctcagtgAAAATGAGAAGCTAACGTTATCACGGAGCGTTCACTCGTAATCTGTGGTTTTAGTGACAAACTTGAATAAATCCAGAtcacatgaatataaaatagatATTAGAAGACAAATGACAATGTGATCCTAccacattattatatataacaaCAATGGTAATAAGGACATTTGTTGTAACAAATAGATTACAAATAGGTTATTTTAGTTAATGCAGGCATAGTTCATgtcagaaaggggggggggggggcaaaggtcatTAAACACTCAACTTAACCCCGGTCCACCTAAACAActcacaatgtgtgtgtctgttcaacATCCTTCAGTGTTTATCGGCCCTGGTGAAGCAGTGTGTCTGTTATAAAACGCACACAGGACgaggatgacacacacacacacacacacacacacacacacacacacacagtcagagagGAATCTTCTCTTTTAACAGATAATTAAGAATTCCATTTTTACTGAAAAGCATTCAGTTGTGATATTTGGCCACTTTTTGTTTTGAGTAGTATTTAAGAATAACTAttaatctaaatgttttttaaactaCATACACAAAAAAGAATCATTAACTCCACATATGTGCATTTTTCTCCACGTTTCTTTCCCAGCCTATCCTGAACGCATCACCGACACCTGCGTGAGTGTCACCTGACCGCAAGCGCACCTATGCTACGTTTCTGACCGCGCTCACGTGACCCTCGTCAGCCGCCGTCGCCGCGGCTCTGAAGGCCACCGTCCGTGCTGTTGCACGCTACAATTTCAGTTTTCAGAGATATGTGAACGCGGCGgtgaatgaaacaaacacacccccacGAACCACCACACCAAACCCCATTGAAAAATTAACCGATtaaagtgcccccccctccccgcctgcGCCCCCTCCTCCAAGTTTACGTCCAACGTCGCCTGGAGGCATCACGCCTCGGCTGCTGGGGCTCGGTCCGgcctcctctcacctccaggGTGGCGCTGTGCTCCGGGAACAggtcctccccgtcctccagctcctggaaGTCGGTGTGCTGCGGCGGGGGGTCCCTGGCTGCTTCCGCCATGGTCGCGCTCGGTCCTGCGGTGTGAGCGTGAGCGGCTAACTAGCTGTGGGCTAACGGACGAGCACACGCGCAGCacgacacacgcacgcactcacgcacacaccgaCGGATAGCCCGACTGGCTGacagatcgggggggggggggtgtcaggagGTTTTTCCAGCTCTGTCATGTGACGACCAGGAGTCCTGttgggagacagagaggaggacaaaaagaggAGGTCTCACTCTGTGTGGTTTTCAGGAGAACTCAGTACTTTCAAACGTGAAGAtagttttattaaattgtatttttttttcttttaatacattGAATACATTTTCCATGCATTAGTTTTACTTGCAATAGTAATTTTActacttgtacttgtactactTATCAGTGTGGTATTACTACTTTTGCTGAAGTAAATCatatttcctccttcctctctatCCTGTCCGTTCCTCGCATTCAATGAAGTTTTGTTTTGAGCAAAGACAACCAATCAGAGACGTCGCTGCCGCGTCACATCCGGCCCTACTTCCGTGTTGTTAGCGAATCACTGGCGGCAACTGTAAACTGAGTCAACCGAGAGCTTATCGAGTCAATAGTTGTGTCTGAAATACGTACAAGGCGCCCGGAGTCACCGCCGTCGTCGCCGGCTAGATTTTATTTAGCTATAATCGGTGATTACATCGGCTCTGACCGCCTCAGGAAAGTGAATTGAATTTCAGATTCATTTCTGTACCGATGTTAGCATGCATGCTAGCGAGGAAACGGCTAGCATGCTCTCGGAAGATGTCCGACATTTGAAGCAGGAAGACGAGGAGCCGCtggagctagcgttagctgacATGACGGTGGAAGGTAAACGCAGGCCAGCGGCTACTCACTACACTAAACAAGAGGCGGGAACTAGTCAACAAGAGGAGGGAACTAGTCAACAAGAGGAGGGAACTAGTCAACAAGAGGGGGAACTAGTCAACAAGAGGAGGGAACTAGTCAACAAGAGGGGGGACTAGTCAACAAGGGGGGGCTAGTCAACAAGAGGAGATAATTAGTAAACAAGAGGAGAGAACCAATCAACAAGAGGAGGGAACTAGTAAACAAGAGGGAACTAGTAAACAAGAGGGAACTAGTAAACAAGAGGGAACTAGTCAACAAGAGGAGGGAACTAGTCAACAAGAAGAGGGAAGTAGTAAAGAATAGGAGATAACTAGTCAACAAGAGGAGATAACTAGTCAACAAGAGGAGGGAACTAGTCAACAAGAGGGGGGACTAGTCAACAAGAGGGAACTTGTCAACAAGAGGAGATAATTAGTAAACAAGAGGAGAGAACTAGTCAACAAGAGGGAACTAGTAAACAAGAGGGAACTAGTAAACAAGAGGGAACTTGTCAACAAGAGGAGAGAACTAGTCAACAAGAGGAGAGAACTAGTCAACAAGAGGAGGGAACTTGTCAACAAGAGGAGGGAACTTGTCAACAAGAGGAGATAATTAGTAAACAAGAGGAGGGAAGTAGTAAACAAGAGGAGGGAAGTAGTAAACAAGAGGAGAAAACTAGTCAACAAGAGGAGGGAACTAGTCAACAAGAGGAGGGAACTAGTAAACAAGAGGAGATAACTAGTAAAGCAGAGGATGAAACTAGTAAAGAAGAGGAGATAACCAGTAAAGCAGAGGCTGGAACTAgtaaagaagaggagagaaatagTAAACGAGGAGACTTGTTGTTGACTAGTTATCCCCTTGTTTACTAGTTTATCTCCCTGTTGACTAGTTTCTCTCCCCTTGTTTACTCGTTTCTCTCTTGTTGACTAGTTTTTCTCCTTGTTTACTAGTTTCCCTCTTGTTTACTGGTTTCTCTCCTTGGTTTCTCTCCCCTTGTTGACCTCCTTGGCCTCGTCTCCCCTctcagagctgctgcagcaggttcAGTCGGTGCAGACGGAGGGCTCGACCTCGGAGGCGGGGGTCAACACGGAGGGGGGCTGGGAGGGCCGGGTGGCGGCCATGTTGGCGTCCGGCGTGGGCCTCGCCGTGCAGTACGACACCTTGATGAGGaagcaggacgaggaggagcaggagcaggaggagcacacgcagcagatgcagaagaagaaggaggaggccaTGCGGCAGCACCAGGtgaggtccacacacacacacacacacagacagacagacagacagacagtaagTAGAGTACACTtcttttactgtgtgtgtgtgtgtgtgtgtgtgtgtgtgtgtgtgtgtgtgtgtgtgtgtgtgtgtgtgtgtgtgtgtgtcttcaggctCTTCTGGACAAAGTTGAGTCTCTGCGAGTCAAACTGCAGCTGAACAACTCTAAAGCCACCAGGAAGAACTTCCTTGCtaagaaacaggaaatgacctcAGAGAAGAACcgagcggaggaggagacgaaCAGGTGACACGTCTCGTACGTCATGAAGAAACTGCAAAAGTCACCgacttttaaaatgtgaaaacgcTTTGGAATGCTTAGgatattttctcacttttttacgtaaacacacatttcacaacATTCGTGGAAATTTATTGGTCATAATGCGTATGAAGCCCTGAAGACCAGGAACCACctcgggagggaggggggctcagGGTTCTCCCAAAAACCAGACTATTGTAACTCTCtggccccccaaccccctcctcctcctctccatccttcttctgctcctctcctccctcccccccaccctctccttcccccccttctctccatctttcttctgctcctctcctccctccccccccaccctctccttcccctcctcctcctcctcctcctctccatccttcttctgctcctctccttcccccccccttctctccatctttcttctgctcctctcctcccctccccccccaccctctccttcccctcctcctcctctccatccttcttctgctcctctcctctcccccccctctccttctcctctctcctcctcctcccccccccccttcctcctcctctctccccaaccctaaccctctccttcccccccttctctccatctttcttctgctcctctcctccctccccccccccaccctctccttcccctcctcctcctctccatccttcttctgctcctctcctctccccaccctctccttctcctcctcctctcccccccccccccccccttcctcctcctctccaggctcaccaaggagctggaggagagcgaCCGGAAGCTGGCGGCGCTCACGGAGGAGCAGAGCGACGAGCAGCGGAGGTGGCAGGCGGAGTTGGGGGAGCTGCGGCTGGAGATGGAGCGGGTGAagaaggaggcgcaggaggTGGAGCTGCGAGCCTTAAAGGACGAGATCCTCGCcgtggagaagcagagagacgtCGCCATGACTCGCATCGAGGCCTGGTTCAGAGAGGTACAGAACGGCTCGATGTGACACTGATCAATAAGAAAACCAGATACAGATGTGATTTGTAGCAGCTGGTTGACTCGGATACACAAATGTACTCATTTAAGTCTCTAatctattttatattcatgtatttatatgtTTGTCCCACGGTACAGTTTACAGATTACACCTGAACTCATCATAATGTAACGGAAGTGAACCTCTGTCGGTTagctgttagccgttagctgaCAATGTCACATGATCACAGACTAGAAACGCAccaatgatgtcatcatcacATGACACGTCACCTGTCCCAGGTGGGCCAGTACCTGAACGCCCTCCGGGTGGAGTCGCCGCAGGAGTTCCATCACGAGCGGCAGCAGTGGGAGAAGAAGGAAGGTCTGGTCCGGAGGAACCAGGCCGAGCTCCAGAGCCGCTTCCAGGAGGTCCTGCGGCAGCTCCAGGAGGGCCGGGGGTTGGAGTCCCTCCCCAGGATCAACGTGCCGTCTCTGCCACAAGTCCCCACGGTGAGGAC
Coding sequences:
- the rnf214 gene encoding RING finger protein 214, which translates into the protein MHASEETASMLSEDVRHLKQEDEEPLELALADMTVEELLQQVQSVQTEGSTSEAGVNTEGGWEGRVAAMLASGVGLAVQYDTLMRKQDEEEQEQEEHTQQMQKKKEEAMRQHQALLDKVESLRVKLQLNNSKATRKNFLAKKQEMTSEKNRAEEETNRLTKELEESDRKLAALTEEQSDEQRRWQAELGELRLEMERVKKEAQEVELRALKDEILAVEKQRDVAMTRIEAWFREVGQYLNALRVESPQEFHHERQQWEKKEGLVRRNQAELQSRFQEVLRQLQEGRGLESLPRINVPSLPQVPTADLRFNQVIRSQLTPPPMTRPFAPQRHPPLFHPPYHPQHRHRYLHHLPPRHHFPPPHLPPPPSQFQLHMRATPPPGLSPSPPVPPVHPAAPSPPPLAAAGKLDSLLERLGARFPQCNRAQLMSLLQQVKSSRGTLAGMSTEELIEQVGFKLAHSERSAPGPASRPVPPGPIQRPAAAAGGGPAVGSRKLCLMCQNHVDPESRHPLSCSHAIHRDCIRVWLQSSKNNSCPFCPGK